The Dioscorea cayenensis subsp. rotundata cultivar TDr96_F1 chromosome 7, TDr96_F1_v2_PseudoChromosome.rev07_lg8_w22 25.fasta, whole genome shotgun sequence genome includes a region encoding these proteins:
- the LOC120264558 gene encoding LOW QUALITY PROTEIN: protein NRT1/ PTR FAMILY 4.5-like (The sequence of the model RefSeq protein was modified relative to this genomic sequence to represent the inferred CDS: deleted 2 bases in 2 codons), translating into MAEVEGVANLTNETKQGLRKGGFRATMFIFFMTGLENIGFVANMVSMVLYFLLVMHFNLADSATTLTNFLGSTFLLTLVGGFIADTYLTRLNTVLLFACFEILGYILAIIQAHRPSLRPPGQCLTCKLEGKKAAIFYLSLSLLALGFGGIRGSYPALGGDQFDKNNPKERKAVASFFNWLLMSITLGATLGVTVIVWVSTERSWALGFLIGMICAFLGFCIITAGKPFYRVRIVKDSPLIRLFQVMVAAIRNRKLSLPENPDELHQQYISSSSISSNNNNNNKAEDEEIILHSTQFRCLDKAAIILPRSSTLQLDPWRVCTVSQVEELKIIIRMLPILGSTILMNTCLAQLQTFTVQQGNIMDLHLGSFKVPAASIPVIPLIFMSALVPVYEFIFIPFARRFTRHPNGITTLQRVGVGLVLSAISMAIGALIEVKRRDAFNNTGKRISLFWLSFQYGVFGIADMFTLVGLMDFFYSEAPSGLRSLSTSFSWLSLSLGYFLSTVLVRVVNSVTAKGTTTGHGWLYGIDLNKNRLDLFYWFLAILSCLNFVLYLLCAKWYKYRKDMDTSTIIVGGYDRCDEHGTKIELSATHSTVAIYPSPAPSSVSMYSPMTLETRELIRP; encoded by the exons ATGGCTGAAGTGGAGGGGGTAGCCAACTTAACCAATGAGACCAAGCAAGGCTTGAGAAAAGGAGGATTCAGAGCCACCATGTTCATATTTT TTATGACGGGGCTTGAGAACATAGGCTTCGTGGCAAACATGGTCAGCATGGTGCTCTACTTCTTGCTGGTAATGCACTTCAATCTTGCAGACTCTGCAACAACACTCACTAACTTTTTGGGATCAACCTTCTTGCTCACCCTTGTTGGAGGTTTCATCGCCGACACATACCTTACCAGGCTCAACACTGTGCTACTCTTTGCATGCTTCGAGATATTG GGCTATATACTGGCTATAATCCAAGCTCACAGGCCAAGTCTCCGACCACCTGGACAGTGCCTTACGTGCAAACTAGAGGGGAAAAAAGCTGCCATATTCTACTTGAGTTTGTCTCTATTAGCGTTGGGTTTTGGAGGGATTAGAGGGTCTTATCCTGCACTGGGAGGTGATCAGTTTGATAAGAACAACCCAAAGGAAAGAAAGGCCGTGGCCAGCTTCTTCAACTGGTTACTGATGAGCATCACACTGGGTGCGACGCTTGGAGTCACGGTCATCGTTTGGGTCAGCACAGAGAGAAGCTGGGCTCTTGGTTTCCTCATTGGCATGATATGCGCCTTCCTTGGCTTCTGCATCATCACTGCAGGCAAACCATTCTACAGAGTCAGGATAGTCAAAGACAGCCCCCTAATCAGACTTTTTCAG GTTATGGTGGCTGCCATCAGGAACAGGAAGTTGAGTTTGCCGGAGAACCCAGATGAGCTGCACCAGCAATatatcagcagcagcagcattagcagcaacaacaacaacaacaacaaagctgAAGATGAAGAGATCATCCTTCATTCAACACAATTCAGATGCTTAGACAAGGCGGCAATAATCCTGCCAAGAAGCTCAACATTGCAATTAGACCCATGGAGAGTATGCACAGTGAGTCAGGTTGAAGAACTG AAGATTATAATAAGGATGCTGCCCATCCTGGGCAGCACCATCCTCATGAACACATGCTTGGCCCAGCTACAAACCTTCACGGTGCAACAAGGGAACATAATGGACCTCCATCTGGGTTCTTTTAAAGTCCCAGCTGCCTCCATTCCAGTTATACCTCTCATCTTCATGTCAGCTCTAGTCCCTGTCTATGAGTTCATCTTCATCCCATTCGCCCGTCGCTTCACACGGCATCCAAATGGGATCACGACCCTGCAAAGGGTGGGTGTTGGGCTTGTCCTCTCGGCCATCTCCATGGCCATTGGTGCTCTGATAGAGGTGAAGCGAAGAGACGCGTTTAACAACACCGGCAAGCGCATCAGCCTATTTTGGTTGTCATTCCAGTACGGGGTGTTCGGCATCGCTGACATGTTCACGTTGGTTGGGCTCATGGACTTCTTCTACAGCGAGGCACCATCGGGTTTGCGCTCGCTCTCCACTTCATTCTCTTGGCTCTCTCTTTCC TTGGGCTACTTCCTCAGCACAGTCCTCGTGCGAGTGGTGAACTCGGTCACGGCCAAAGGGACAACCACCGGCCATGGATGGCTATATGGGATAGACCTTAATAAGAATCGGTTGGACCTCTTCTATTGGTTCTTAGCTATACTTAGTTGTCTTAATTTTGTGCTCTACTTGTTGTGTGCCAAATGGTACAAGTACAGGAAGGACATGGATACTAGTACTATTATTGTTGGTGGATATGATCGTTGTGATGAACATGGTACTAAGATAGAACTGAGCGCCACGCATTCAACAGTGGCTATCTATCCATCTCCGGCACCTTCTTCTGTTAGTATGTACTCACCCATGACCTTGGAGACTAGAGAACTCATCAGGCCATGA